A genomic region of Trifolium pratense cultivar HEN17-A07 linkage group LG3, ARS_RC_1.1, whole genome shotgun sequence contains the following coding sequences:
- the LOC123916505 gene encoding coatomer subunit alpha-1-like isoform X1 yields MILIGSCSERASEREKMLTKFETKSNRVKGLSFHSKRPWILASLHSGVIQLWDYRMGTLIDRFDEHDGPVRGVHFHNSQPLFVSGGDDYKIKVWNYKMHRCLFTLLGHLDYIRTVQFHHENPWIVSASDDQTIRIWNWQSRTCISVLTGHNHYVMCASFHPKEDIVVSASLDQTVRVWDIGSLKRKAGPPSDDILRLSQMNTDLFGGVDAVVKYVLEGHDRGVNWAAFHPTLPLIVSGADDRQVKLWRMNDTKAWEVDTLRGHMNNVSCVMFHAKQDIIVSNSEDKSIRVWDATKRTGIQTFRREHDRFWILSTHPEMNLLAAGHDSGMIVFKLERERPAFAVSGDSLFYTKDRFLRFYEFSTQRETQVLTIRRPGSLSLNQSPKTLSYSPTENAILLCSDVDGGSYELYCIPKDSTIKDSFGRGDMQEPKKGLGGSAVFVGRNKFAVLEKSSNQVLFKNLKNELGKKIVLPIATDAIFYSGANSLLCRSEDRVFIFEHQQRVVAGDLQTPFIKYVVWSNDMESVALLSKHAIVIANKKLVHQCTLHETIRVKSGAWDDHGIFIYTTLNHIKYCLPNGDSGIIKTLDVPIYITKVVGNTIFCLGRDGKNKAITVDATEYIFKLSLLKKRYDHVMNMIRNSQLCGQAMIAYLQQKGFPEVALHFVKDERIRFNLALESGNIQIAVASATAIDEKDHWYRLGVEALRQGNAGIVEYAYQRTKNFERLSFLYLITGNVEKLSKMLKIAEVKNDVMGQFHNALYMGDIRERVKILENVGHLPLAYITASTHGLHDIAERLAAELGDNVPSLPEGKVPSLLIPPSPVLCCGDWPLLRVMRGIFDGGFSNAEQDADDDELVDAAGDWEGLDDMVDGFQNGDVTGILEDVEGAEDGDEEGGWELEDLELPPEADTPKASVSTRSSVFVAPTPGMAVSQIWTQRSSLAADHAAAGNFDTAMRLLNRQLGIKNFAPLRSMFLDLHSASHSYLRAFSSAPVVPLAVERGWTESSSPNVRGPPALPFKLSQLDEKLKAGYKSTTAGKFTDALRTFVNILHTIPLIVVESRREVDDVKELIIIVKEYVLALQMELKRREIKDNPARQQELAAYFTHCNLQTPHLRLALLNAMTVCYKAKNLATAANFARRLLETNPSIENQAKTARQVLAAAERNMTDATELNYDFRNPFVICGATYVPIYRGQKDVSCPYCTSRFVPTQEGQLCTVCELSVVGADASGLLCSPSQIR; encoded by the exons ATGATTTTGATTGGATCGTGCAGTGAGCGAGCGAGCGAGCGAGAGAAGATGTTAACGAAGTTTGAGACGAAAAGTAACAGAGTTAAGGGATTGAGTTTCCATAGCAAAAGACCATGGATACTTGCGAGTCTTCACAGTGGTGTGATCCAGCTATGGGATTATCGAATGGGAACGTTAATTGATAGATTTGATGAACATGATGGACCTGTTAGAGGCGTTCATTTTCACAATTCTCAACCGCTTTTTGTATCTGGAG GGGATGATTACAAGATCAAGGTCTGGAACTATAAGATGCATAGGTGTTTGTTCACTCTTCTAGGACACCTTGATTACATTCGTACTGTGCAATTTCATCATGAGAACCCATGGATTGTGAGTGCCAGTGATGATCAAACCATTCGCATCTGGAACTGGCAGTCACGTACCTGTATATCTGTTTTAACTGGGCACAACCACTATGTTATGTGTGCTTCATTCCATCCTAAGGAGGATATTGTTGTGTCAGCCTCCCTGGATCAGACTGTTCGTGTTTGGGATATTGGTTCTCTCAAAAGGAAGGCTGGACCTCCTTCCGATGATATTTTGCGATTGAGTCAGATGAACACCGATCTTTTTGGTGGTGTCGATGCCGTTGTTAAGTACGTGTTGGAAGGTCATGACCGAGGTGTTAACTGGGCTGCTTTTCATCCTACACTGCCTCTTATTGTCTCAGGAGCTGATGACCGTCAAGTGAAACTTTGGAGGATGAATG ATACTAAGGCATGGGAAGTGGATACTTTGAGAGGTCACATGAATAATGTTTCATGTGTTATGTTCCATGCCAAACAGGACATCATTGTGTCCAATTCTGAGGATAAAAGTATTCGAGTATGGGATGCAACAAAGAGGACTGGAATTCAAACATTCCGCAGGGAACATGATCGATTTTGGATTCTCTCAACGCATCCTGAAATGAATCTGTTGGCAGCTGGCCATGACAGTGGCATGATAGTCTTCAAGCTGGAGAGGGAAAGGCCTGCCTTTGCAGTTAGTGGTGATTCCTTGTTCTACACAAAGGACCGCTTTTTGCGGTTCTATGAATTTTCAACACAGAGAGAGACACAAGTGCTTACTATTCGGAGACCTGGTTCTTTAAGCCTGAATCAAAGTCCTAAGACTCTTTCCTATAGTCCTACTGAAAATGCAATTCTTCTCTGTTCTGATGTGGATGGTGGATCTTATGAGTTGTACTGCATACCCAAAGATAGCACAATTAAGGACAGTTTTGGTAGGGGTGATATGCAAGAACCAAAGAAAGGTCTTGGAGGATCAGCAGTCTTTGTGGGTAGGAATAAGTTTGCCGTGCTTGAAAAAAGCAGCAACCAAGTACTATTTAAAAACCTGAAGAATGAgcttggaaaaaaaattgtgcttCCGATTGCCACCGATGCTATATTCTATTCTGGGGCAAACAGCTTGCTTTGTAGGTCTGAGGATAGGGTGTTTATATTTGAACATCAGCAGAGGGTCGTTGCTGGGGATCTTCAGACCCCTTTCATCAAGTATGTAGTCTGGTCTAATGACATGGAAAGTGTTGCTTTACTCAGCAAACATGCAATTGTCATTGCTAACAAGAAGCTGGTGCATCAGTGCACCCTCCATGAGACAATTCGTGTAAAGAGTGGAGCCTGGGATGACCATGGCATTTTTATTTACACAACATTAAATCATATCAAATACTGCCTCCCAAATGGAGACAGTGGGATAATAAAAACACTGGACGTCCCAATTTATATCACAAAGGTTGTTGGCAATACCATCTTCTGCTTGGGTCGGGATGGGAAAAACAAAGCTATAACCGTTGATGCTACAGAGTATATCTTTAAGCTTTCCTTGTTGAAGAAAAGATATGACCATGTTATGAACATGATAAGGAATTCACAACTTTGTGGGCAAGCTATGATTGCTTATCTACAACAGAAAGGATTTCCTGAGGTTGCCCTCCATTTTGTGAAAGATGAGAGAATTCGGTTCAATTTGGCTTTAGAGAGTGGGAACATTCAAATTGCAGTTGCATCAGCTACAGCAATTGATGAGAAAGATCACTGGTACCGATTGGGAGTTGAAGCTCTTCGACAAGGCAATGCTGGTATAGTAGAGTATGCATATCAGAGGACCAAAAATTTTGAGAGATTATCTTTCCTTTATCTCATCACTGGTAATGTTGAGAAACTTTCAAAGATGTTGAAAATTGCTGAAGTCAAGAATGATGTCATGGGCCAGTTTCACAATGCCTTATATATGGGTGATATTCGAGAGCGTGTTAAGATCTTGGAGAATGTGGGCCATTTGCCTCTTGCTTATATAACTGCATCAACCCATGGGCTACACGACATTGCTGAAAGGCTTGCAGCTGAATTGGGGGATAATGTTCCATCTTTGCCCGAGGGGAAAGTACCATCTCTCTTGATACCTCCATCACCTGTACTGTGCTGTGGTGATTGGCCCCTTCTTAGGGTCATGCGAGGCATATTTGATGGTGGGTTTAGCAACGCCGAACAAGATGCTGACGATGATGAGCTTGTGGATGCTGCAGGTGATTGGGAGGGGCTCGATGACATGGTTGATGGATTTCAAAATGGAGATGTTACTGGAATTTTGGAAGATGTAGAGGGGGCCGAAGATGGCGATGAAGAGGGTGGGTGGGAGCTGGAAGATTTAGAACTCCCCCCTGAAGCTGACACTCCAAAAGCTTCTGTCAGTACGCGGTCTTCAGTTTTTGTGGCCCCAACACCTGGGATGGCAGTTAGTCAGATATGGACTCAGAGATCATCTCTTGCTGCTGATCATGCAGCTGCTGGCAATTTTGATACTGCTATGAGATTACTCAACAGGCAGCTTGGAATAAAAAACTTTGCCCCCTTGAGATCCATGTTCCTAGATCTCCATTCTGCCAGTCACTCTTATCTGCGCGCCTTTTCATCTGCTCCAGTTGTACCCCTTGCTGTTGAAAGGGGTTGGACTGAGTCGTCTAGTCCAAATGTGAGAGGCCCACCGGCACTTCCTTTCAAATTGTCTCAATTAGATGAAAAGCTCAAAGCTGGTTATAAGTCAACAACCGCTGGGAAATTCACTGACGCTCTCCGTACATTTGTCAATATTCTCCATACAATTCCTCTGATTGTCGTTGAGTCAAGGAGGGAAGTGGATGATGTAAAGGAATTGATAATCATAGTCAAAGAGTATGTTCTTGCTCTGCAGATGGAACTGAAAAGAAGGGAAATAAAGGACAATCCAGCACGCCAACAGGAACTTGCAGCATATTTCACTCACTGCAATCTTCAGACACCTCACTTGAGGCTAGCTTTATTGAATGCAATGACTGTCTGCTACAAAGCAAAGAATCTTGCCACAGCTGCTAACTTTGCCAGGAGACTACTTGAGACCAATCCTAGCATTGAAAACCAAGCTAAGACAGCAAGGCAAGTGCTTGCAGCTGCAGAAAGGAATATGACTGATGCCACAGAGTTGAACTATGATTTCCGAAACCCATTTGTAATTTGTGGGGCAACCTATGTGCCCATTTATCGTGGACAGAAGGATGTATCTTGCCCATACTGTACTTCCCGTTTTGTACCAACCCAGGAGGGGCAGCTATGCACTGTGTGTGAACTTTCAGTGGTGGGTGCAGATGCTTCTGGATTGCTCTGTTCTCCTTCACAGATTCGTTGA
- the LOC123917585 gene encoding putative uncharacterized protein YGR160W, producing MENLSSTTSSSSSMQFLILEQVQFVKVNNDDSLLQWELVDVVEAEEEQEQEEEQTVDVDDHVISWSVSSRIDDPIERINHPMLHLDAYVEDHNHDGVYREEQVNHDIDDEEDDGDDDLDDELVPWNIGNKLGRQRMRKLGKRVSSKMNNSKRSPYLFVSPGCVRGKHGMGLKHCF from the coding sequence ATGGAAAACCTATCTTcaacaacttcatcatcatcatcgatGCAATTTCTCATCCTTGAACAAGTTCAATTCGTGAAGGTGAACAATGATGATTCTCTTCTTCAATGGGAACTTGTTGATGTGGTTgaagcagaagaagaacaagaacaagaagaagaacaaacgGTTGATGTTGATGATCATGTCATTTCTTGGTCTGTTTCTTCTCGAATCGATGATCCAATTGAAAGAATAAACCATCCTATGCTTCATCTTGATGCATATGTAGAAGATCACAACCATGATGGTGTGTATAGAGAAGAACAAGTTAACCATGAtattgatgatgaagaggatgatggtgatgatgatttgGATGATGAGCTTGTTCCATGGAATATAGGGAACAAGTTAGGGAGACAGAGAATGAGGAAATTGGGGAAAAGGGTTTCATCAAAGATGAATAATTCAAAGAGGTCTCCTTATCTTTTTGTTAGTCCTGGTTGTGTTCGTGGCAAACATGGGATGGGACTTAAACACTGTTTCTAA
- the LOC123918808 gene encoding soluble scavenger receptor cysteine-rich domain-containing protein SSC5D-like produces the protein MAFSNPTHLYYPDPTTIPTFSPFYSSTIPPTYPTTIPNLTPTPTPNPSFHSYPHHLHDPSYHPPPSFIYPPYSSYPNSTASPSPNHYTSYTTSSPSDYAYSNHYNSYQHTNLSPPIITHNTTNTLQQQANTIQQPFYHHQPPNTSTPIYHHVDLPSHQNQNPTPTLPPSRLETKLSNFDGSEDAYWWIICSEKFFNNRNHSLSDAEKIIESILALRGAALTWWFSRFPTHRRPCWDSFTCGLLR, from the exons ATGGCCTTTTCAAACCCTACTCATCTCTATTATCCAGATCCCACCACCATTCCAACCTTTTCTCCATTTTACTCTTCCACCATTCCTCCCACTTATCCCACAACCATACCAAACCTAACTCCAACCCCTACACCCAACCCAAGTTTTCATTCATATCCACATCACCTTCATGACCCATCATACCACCCACCACCAAGTTTCATCTATCCACCTTACTCTTCATATCCAAACAGCACTGCATCACCATCACCAAACCATTACACATCATACACAACTTCTTCTCCATCTGATTATGCATATTCAAATCACTACAATTCCTACCAACACACAAACCTATCGCCTCCCATCATTACCCACAACACCACCAACACCTTGCAGCAACAAGCCAATACCATCCAACAACCTTTCTACCACCATCAGCCACCCAATACCTCCACTCCCATCTATCATCATGTTGACCTTCCCTCTCACCAGAACCAAAACCCCACACC AACACTCCCTCCTTCAAGATTAGAGACAAAACTTTCTAATTTTGATGGAAGTGAAGATGCTTATTGGTGGATTATTTGCTCCGAAAAATTCTTCAACAACAGGAATCATAGCTTATCAGATGCagagaaaataattgaaagtatTTTAGCATTGAGAGGTGCTGCTCTCACATGGTGGTTCAGCAGGTTTCCCACACATCGAAGGCCATGTTGGGACTCTTTCACATGTGGATTACTTCGCTAA
- the LOC123916505 gene encoding coatomer subunit alpha-1-like isoform X2 has protein sequence MLTKFETKSNRVKGLSFHSKRPWILASLHSGVIQLWDYRMGTLIDRFDEHDGPVRGVHFHNSQPLFVSGGDDYKIKVWNYKMHRCLFTLLGHLDYIRTVQFHHENPWIVSASDDQTIRIWNWQSRTCISVLTGHNHYVMCASFHPKEDIVVSASLDQTVRVWDIGSLKRKAGPPSDDILRLSQMNTDLFGGVDAVVKYVLEGHDRGVNWAAFHPTLPLIVSGADDRQVKLWRMNDTKAWEVDTLRGHMNNVSCVMFHAKQDIIVSNSEDKSIRVWDATKRTGIQTFRREHDRFWILSTHPEMNLLAAGHDSGMIVFKLERERPAFAVSGDSLFYTKDRFLRFYEFSTQRETQVLTIRRPGSLSLNQSPKTLSYSPTENAILLCSDVDGGSYELYCIPKDSTIKDSFGRGDMQEPKKGLGGSAVFVGRNKFAVLEKSSNQVLFKNLKNELGKKIVLPIATDAIFYSGANSLLCRSEDRVFIFEHQQRVVAGDLQTPFIKYVVWSNDMESVALLSKHAIVIANKKLVHQCTLHETIRVKSGAWDDHGIFIYTTLNHIKYCLPNGDSGIIKTLDVPIYITKVVGNTIFCLGRDGKNKAITVDATEYIFKLSLLKKRYDHVMNMIRNSQLCGQAMIAYLQQKGFPEVALHFVKDERIRFNLALESGNIQIAVASATAIDEKDHWYRLGVEALRQGNAGIVEYAYQRTKNFERLSFLYLITGNVEKLSKMLKIAEVKNDVMGQFHNALYMGDIRERVKILENVGHLPLAYITASTHGLHDIAERLAAELGDNVPSLPEGKVPSLLIPPSPVLCCGDWPLLRVMRGIFDGGFSNAEQDADDDELVDAAGDWEGLDDMVDGFQNGDVTGILEDVEGAEDGDEEGGWELEDLELPPEADTPKASVSTRSSVFVAPTPGMAVSQIWTQRSSLAADHAAAGNFDTAMRLLNRQLGIKNFAPLRSMFLDLHSASHSYLRAFSSAPVVPLAVERGWTESSSPNVRGPPALPFKLSQLDEKLKAGYKSTTAGKFTDALRTFVNILHTIPLIVVESRREVDDVKELIIIVKEYVLALQMELKRREIKDNPARQQELAAYFTHCNLQTPHLRLALLNAMTVCYKAKNLATAANFARRLLETNPSIENQAKTARQVLAAAERNMTDATELNYDFRNPFVICGATYVPIYRGQKDVSCPYCTSRFVPTQEGQLCTVCELSVVGADASGLLCSPSQIR, from the exons ATGTTAACGAAGTTTGAGACGAAAAGTAACAGAGTTAAGGGATTGAGTTTCCATAGCAAAAGACCATGGATACTTGCGAGTCTTCACAGTGGTGTGATCCAGCTATGGGATTATCGAATGGGAACGTTAATTGATAGATTTGATGAACATGATGGACCTGTTAGAGGCGTTCATTTTCACAATTCTCAACCGCTTTTTGTATCTGGAG GGGATGATTACAAGATCAAGGTCTGGAACTATAAGATGCATAGGTGTTTGTTCACTCTTCTAGGACACCTTGATTACATTCGTACTGTGCAATTTCATCATGAGAACCCATGGATTGTGAGTGCCAGTGATGATCAAACCATTCGCATCTGGAACTGGCAGTCACGTACCTGTATATCTGTTTTAACTGGGCACAACCACTATGTTATGTGTGCTTCATTCCATCCTAAGGAGGATATTGTTGTGTCAGCCTCCCTGGATCAGACTGTTCGTGTTTGGGATATTGGTTCTCTCAAAAGGAAGGCTGGACCTCCTTCCGATGATATTTTGCGATTGAGTCAGATGAACACCGATCTTTTTGGTGGTGTCGATGCCGTTGTTAAGTACGTGTTGGAAGGTCATGACCGAGGTGTTAACTGGGCTGCTTTTCATCCTACACTGCCTCTTATTGTCTCAGGAGCTGATGACCGTCAAGTGAAACTTTGGAGGATGAATG ATACTAAGGCATGGGAAGTGGATACTTTGAGAGGTCACATGAATAATGTTTCATGTGTTATGTTCCATGCCAAACAGGACATCATTGTGTCCAATTCTGAGGATAAAAGTATTCGAGTATGGGATGCAACAAAGAGGACTGGAATTCAAACATTCCGCAGGGAACATGATCGATTTTGGATTCTCTCAACGCATCCTGAAATGAATCTGTTGGCAGCTGGCCATGACAGTGGCATGATAGTCTTCAAGCTGGAGAGGGAAAGGCCTGCCTTTGCAGTTAGTGGTGATTCCTTGTTCTACACAAAGGACCGCTTTTTGCGGTTCTATGAATTTTCAACACAGAGAGAGACACAAGTGCTTACTATTCGGAGACCTGGTTCTTTAAGCCTGAATCAAAGTCCTAAGACTCTTTCCTATAGTCCTACTGAAAATGCAATTCTTCTCTGTTCTGATGTGGATGGTGGATCTTATGAGTTGTACTGCATACCCAAAGATAGCACAATTAAGGACAGTTTTGGTAGGGGTGATATGCAAGAACCAAAGAAAGGTCTTGGAGGATCAGCAGTCTTTGTGGGTAGGAATAAGTTTGCCGTGCTTGAAAAAAGCAGCAACCAAGTACTATTTAAAAACCTGAAGAATGAgcttggaaaaaaaattgtgcttCCGATTGCCACCGATGCTATATTCTATTCTGGGGCAAACAGCTTGCTTTGTAGGTCTGAGGATAGGGTGTTTATATTTGAACATCAGCAGAGGGTCGTTGCTGGGGATCTTCAGACCCCTTTCATCAAGTATGTAGTCTGGTCTAATGACATGGAAAGTGTTGCTTTACTCAGCAAACATGCAATTGTCATTGCTAACAAGAAGCTGGTGCATCAGTGCACCCTCCATGAGACAATTCGTGTAAAGAGTGGAGCCTGGGATGACCATGGCATTTTTATTTACACAACATTAAATCATATCAAATACTGCCTCCCAAATGGAGACAGTGGGATAATAAAAACACTGGACGTCCCAATTTATATCACAAAGGTTGTTGGCAATACCATCTTCTGCTTGGGTCGGGATGGGAAAAACAAAGCTATAACCGTTGATGCTACAGAGTATATCTTTAAGCTTTCCTTGTTGAAGAAAAGATATGACCATGTTATGAACATGATAAGGAATTCACAACTTTGTGGGCAAGCTATGATTGCTTATCTACAACAGAAAGGATTTCCTGAGGTTGCCCTCCATTTTGTGAAAGATGAGAGAATTCGGTTCAATTTGGCTTTAGAGAGTGGGAACATTCAAATTGCAGTTGCATCAGCTACAGCAATTGATGAGAAAGATCACTGGTACCGATTGGGAGTTGAAGCTCTTCGACAAGGCAATGCTGGTATAGTAGAGTATGCATATCAGAGGACCAAAAATTTTGAGAGATTATCTTTCCTTTATCTCATCACTGGTAATGTTGAGAAACTTTCAAAGATGTTGAAAATTGCTGAAGTCAAGAATGATGTCATGGGCCAGTTTCACAATGCCTTATATATGGGTGATATTCGAGAGCGTGTTAAGATCTTGGAGAATGTGGGCCATTTGCCTCTTGCTTATATAACTGCATCAACCCATGGGCTACACGACATTGCTGAAAGGCTTGCAGCTGAATTGGGGGATAATGTTCCATCTTTGCCCGAGGGGAAAGTACCATCTCTCTTGATACCTCCATCACCTGTACTGTGCTGTGGTGATTGGCCCCTTCTTAGGGTCATGCGAGGCATATTTGATGGTGGGTTTAGCAACGCCGAACAAGATGCTGACGATGATGAGCTTGTGGATGCTGCAGGTGATTGGGAGGGGCTCGATGACATGGTTGATGGATTTCAAAATGGAGATGTTACTGGAATTTTGGAAGATGTAGAGGGGGCCGAAGATGGCGATGAAGAGGGTGGGTGGGAGCTGGAAGATTTAGAACTCCCCCCTGAAGCTGACACTCCAAAAGCTTCTGTCAGTACGCGGTCTTCAGTTTTTGTGGCCCCAACACCTGGGATGGCAGTTAGTCAGATATGGACTCAGAGATCATCTCTTGCTGCTGATCATGCAGCTGCTGGCAATTTTGATACTGCTATGAGATTACTCAACAGGCAGCTTGGAATAAAAAACTTTGCCCCCTTGAGATCCATGTTCCTAGATCTCCATTCTGCCAGTCACTCTTATCTGCGCGCCTTTTCATCTGCTCCAGTTGTACCCCTTGCTGTTGAAAGGGGTTGGACTGAGTCGTCTAGTCCAAATGTGAGAGGCCCACCGGCACTTCCTTTCAAATTGTCTCAATTAGATGAAAAGCTCAAAGCTGGTTATAAGTCAACAACCGCTGGGAAATTCACTGACGCTCTCCGTACATTTGTCAATATTCTCCATACAATTCCTCTGATTGTCGTTGAGTCAAGGAGGGAAGTGGATGATGTAAAGGAATTGATAATCATAGTCAAAGAGTATGTTCTTGCTCTGCAGATGGAACTGAAAAGAAGGGAAATAAAGGACAATCCAGCACGCCAACAGGAACTTGCAGCATATTTCACTCACTGCAATCTTCAGACACCTCACTTGAGGCTAGCTTTATTGAATGCAATGACTGTCTGCTACAAAGCAAAGAATCTTGCCACAGCTGCTAACTTTGCCAGGAGACTACTTGAGACCAATCCTAGCATTGAAAACCAAGCTAAGACAGCAAGGCAAGTGCTTGCAGCTGCAGAAAGGAATATGACTGATGCCACAGAGTTGAACTATGATTTCCGAAACCCATTTGTAATTTGTGGGGCAACCTATGTGCCCATTTATCGTGGACAGAAGGATGTATCTTGCCCATACTGTACTTCCCGTTTTGTACCAACCCAGGAGGGGCAGCTATGCACTGTGTGTGAACTTTCAGTGGTGGGTGCAGATGCTTCTGGATTGCTCTGTTCTCCTTCACAGATTCGTTGA